The Gouania willdenowi chromosome 5, fGouWil2.1, whole genome shotgun sequence sequence GAGCTCAGCGCTCCGTGTTGGTGCTGGAGGCTCCTCAGGAAGCAGACGGTCATCTCCAGGATGTCTGCTTTCTCCAGCTTGGAGTCTGGCTGCTGTTTGAGGAACTCTGGACCCAGGAGAGACTTGAGCTGCTCGATGCTGCTGTTGATTCTCTCTCTGCGCTGCTTCTCCACCAGAGGCTTTCTGAGCTgcaccaagaagaagaagaaagtcatGAATAAACGAGTTTCaattcaatcacaattacattatcCATGTTCGATTATGATTACGTTgaacatcattttatttttcttccatagtatattaagttgaggtttcggttatttcagtttttcaggaaattttcatcttctgacatgttttgagtgtcaactgccagtcttcatcagaggaatAACAACATTTAACCTGCACTGGAActattacacggaagtcaagtgaaacttcaaagggaGCATCAAAGCCAATCAACAGaactcctctgaggaagactggcagttgacagtcgaaacatgtcaggagatgaaaccattcaaaaagaagacaaaatggatGTAGCTGGAACTAGcagttattatttttccccttccgttctcaattactaaagttcaattacaattaatcacaattactgagcctttaataaatgagCCCATAAAacctaaccttcctcttgtgttagctttctgttagcatctcttatcataacgggtcagttttgaccccaTGTTTCAAATCAGCCGCAAAATACACTCaaatattatttacattattgtttttcatctcttggtgaccttgttaagcttcctcttcaatgaaaaaattggtatatttatatatatactgtatttattttttatttttttaaggtgAAATGATCttgaagagaagtgacaggtaaacCTGATAtgaatcatatttgtatttgttcacTACGTATgtataagccatagaactggttctctgtggttttacgtttaattacattgtaaattacagtttttataggaTTTCcataacaattacaattacaaagtcaattatctgaactcaattgcaattgaattaagattacaacagcaacacatttttcccccaattacgattacggttataattgagcccaaccctggtgttgAGTTTACCTTGTGGCTGAGAGTGTGATGCTCCTGAGAATGGCTCATTGCTGCAGTGATTGTAGGTGCCATGGTTGGATGTGTGTGCTGTAGAGGTCTCTGTAGAGAGAATGTGATGTGTGCTGGCTGCATCCCTCCTATTTATACTCCCACATCTCCATTTCAATGTGTGGGTCTCTCTCTGGATGATGTTTCCCACAGTCTGAGCCAATCACAGAGCAGGCTCGTGGACAATAAGGGATGCGAGACATTGAATGGTGTTATTGCCTTAAAGATAATGGTCAGGTCCCAGGGGAACAGCTGGAGGGCTGGGAGGGAGGGGGTTGGGAAAGACCCACAGAGCTCTGTGTGAATCTGGGAAAGTGGTGACCCTGTAGAGAGAGCAAATCTGCTGCCTGATGCCTGGATCAATGAGTGACTGAGCACACACTTGTCTGCTTATCACACACAcgctggaaaatgaaatctgagAACAAGCAGAGCAGAACAATCACCAGCTCTGTTGTTGATGCAGAAAATCCCTGAAAATGATTTTTCGGATGTTTTTGTCTGGGACACCGATCGTAAAGTTGCGTATGCTAAATAGCATCATTTAGCAGTAAAACacgtttaaaaacaatttttatgttacttaagaccagatttacagcaatatttgtgaaatttgtgatgatttttttttcttgtaaaaatttaatgttaaatctaaataataaatctaaatctaaatgttaaatgtgagcTTTAATTTGGTActatttgcatattagctaaagtttcacccgtgacatttagatttaacatttagatttagatttagatttaacatttagatttagatttagatttaacgtttagatttagatttaacgtttagatttagatttaacgtttagatttagatttaacgtttagatttagatttaacgtttagatttaaatttaacattaaacatttaggatttacatttaacatttagatttatcatttagattcagtttttacatttagatttagatttaacaataaacatttaggatttaaatttatatttataggcacatgtgtcaaactcaaggccctaaggccaaatccggccctttggatcatccaattcggcctgcaggagaaaacaaaaatggcagaaaaaatgtatatcattatgtaaatgaaactcaacaatatgtACAAGGGCttacagttttcccggtgcttatttcgcatgatggcagtcatttttaatgttaaattcttacaatattctttattttttctcaaat is a genomic window containing:
- the LOC114463711 gene encoding transcription factor HES-5-like — protein: MQPAHITFSLQRPLQHTHPTMAPTITAAMSHSQEHHTLSHKLRKPLVEKQRRERINSSIEQLKSLLGPEFLKQQPDSKLEKADILEMTVCFLRSLQHQHGALSSAAVDHGYSRCVQEMVNFMSKQEVKPQTQRRMLNHFNNLRDADFSALSSSIQTNNKKEKSPGCSALWRPW